A DNA window from Halorubrum sp. DM2 contains the following coding sequences:
- a CDS encoding IS6 family transposase, translating into MPENDRLSGCLDEINLEFVEREATPQLLMKLSIQLHLAGLSLSNTVSFLEVFGVDRVRSTVHNWVHKADLQPETGRRPNHVAVDETVIQLDDEQYWLYAAVDPESNDLLHTKVESTRNNALADRFFAELRKKHDVDDAIFLVDGAAPLQRACRKHDLDFRYERHGKRNSVERVFREVKRRTTSFSNCFSNAEAETANEWIRSFAFAWNQLI; encoded by the coding sequence ATGCCCGAAAACGACCGCCTCAGCGGCTGTTTAGACGAGATCAACTTAGAGTTTGTGGAGCGAGAAGCAACACCGCAGCTGTTGATGAAGCTCAGTATTCAGCTTCACTTGGCTGGATTATCGCTTTCGAATACTGTTTCTTTTCTTGAGGTATTCGGTGTTGATCGAGTTCGATCGACCGTTCATAACTGGGTTCACAAAGCCGATCTACAGCCAGAAACTGGTCGGAGGCCGAATCACGTCGCGGTTGATGAGACTGTGATTCAGCTTGACGATGAACAATATTGGCTGTACGCTGCTGTCGATCCCGAATCAAACGATCTGTTACATACAAAGGTTGAATCGACGAGAAACAATGCTCTCGCAGATCGGTTTTTCGCGGAACTCCGCAAAAAACACGATGTAGATGACGCGATCTTTCTCGTTGATGGCGCGGCTCCACTTCAGCGAGCCTGTCGCAAACACGACCTCGATTTTAGATACGAACGACACGGAAAGCGGAACAGTGTCGAACGTGTCTTTCGTGAGGTAAAACGCAGAACTACTAGTTTCTCAAACTGTTTTAGCAACGCCGAAGCAGAAACAGCAAACGAGTGGATCAGATCGTTCGCTTTCGCATGGAATCAGCTTATCTGA
- the mch gene encoding methenyltetrahydromethanopterin cyclohydrolase — protein MESINRTAIELVDEALDFAGELDVVGYELDNGATVVDFGVDAAGGVEAGLLLAEIQTAGLANLQTRMGRLAGAPRQYVELSTDHPAVALLCSQKAGWEITTEGGFEGLGSGPARALVGGETEFERVGYYDSSEFATLTIESTALPDEEVAEQVAEMAEVETDGVFLPTFATGSTAGSVTTAARAAELAVFRLLEVGYEPTDVLHASGSAPLAPPTRDEAEAMGRTNDALAYGGEVHLQVARDDDRFGEIVSTASEEYGTPFVEVFEDADWDFYDVPESVFAPAQVTVDVVDGPVYTVGETDEELLAESFGYR, from the coding sequence ATGGAGAGCATCAACCGGACCGCGATCGAGCTGGTCGACGAGGCGCTCGATTTCGCCGGCGAGCTGGACGTCGTCGGATACGAGCTGGACAACGGTGCGACCGTCGTCGACTTCGGTGTCGATGCGGCCGGCGGGGTCGAAGCGGGGCTGCTGCTCGCGGAGATACAGACCGCCGGGCTGGCGAACCTACAGACCCGAATGGGGAGACTCGCGGGCGCGCCCCGCCAGTACGTCGAGCTGTCGACGGACCACCCCGCGGTCGCGCTGCTCTGCTCGCAGAAGGCCGGCTGGGAGATCACGACCGAGGGCGGCTTCGAGGGGCTCGGCTCCGGGCCGGCCCGCGCGCTGGTCGGCGGCGAGACCGAGTTCGAGCGCGTCGGCTACTACGACTCCTCGGAGTTCGCCACGCTGACGATCGAGTCGACGGCGCTGCCCGACGAGGAGGTCGCGGAGCAGGTCGCGGAGATGGCCGAGGTCGAGACCGACGGGGTGTTCCTCCCGACGTTCGCGACCGGCTCGACCGCCGGCTCCGTCACCACCGCGGCCCGCGCCGCCGAACTCGCCGTCTTCCGACTGCTGGAGGTCGGCTACGAGCCGACGGACGTGCTCCACGCCTCCGGCTCGGCACCGCTCGCGCCCCCGACCCGCGACGAGGCCGAGGCGATGGGGCGGACGAACGACGCCCTGGCGTACGGCGGCGAGGTCCACCTCCAAGTCGCACGCGACGACGACCGCTTCGGGGAAATCGTCTCCACCGCGAGCGAGGAGTACGGCACGCCCTTCGTCGAAGTGTTCGAGGACGCCGACTGGGACTTCTATGACGTCCCCGAGAGCGTGTTCGCCCCCGCGCAGGTCACCGTCGACGTGGTCGACGGGCCCGTCTACACGGTGGGCGAGACCGACGAGGAACTGCTCGCGGAGTCGTTCGGCTACCGCTGA
- a CDS encoding DUF726 domain-containing protein — MSTRGRLDEPEPTERSGSWAFDGADRVVLYVHGLGADAVSARDQAHTAKLGLDEVLGAADAPPVIGYSWASNVDWEPAKRAAADNAAPLADWLTAWADEDGRPVHLFAHSLGARVTGETLRELADRGRTDVLASASLFGGAIPDESVGSDGRYGPAIGALDAPLYNFHSRNDRVLGWVYRASDRTRAVGHGGLPDAATAPDGYANAEVTDLVGDHYSYLEPGEGCLPRAVDRIGLD; from the coding sequence GTGTCCACCCGCGGCCGTCTCGACGAGCCGGAGCCGACGGAGCGGTCGGGGTCGTGGGCGTTCGACGGGGCCGACCGGGTGGTCCTGTACGTCCACGGGCTCGGGGCGGACGCGGTGTCGGCACGCGATCAGGCGCACACCGCAAAACTCGGTCTCGACGAGGTCCTCGGGGCCGCCGACGCCCCGCCCGTGATCGGCTACTCGTGGGCGTCGAACGTCGACTGGGAACCGGCGAAGCGCGCCGCGGCGGACAACGCCGCCCCGCTGGCCGACTGGCTGACGGCGTGGGCGGACGAGGACGGGCGGCCGGTCCACCTGTTCGCCCACTCGCTCGGCGCTCGCGTGACGGGCGAGACGCTCCGCGAACTCGCCGACCGCGGGCGCACGGACGTCCTCGCCTCGGCGTCGCTGTTCGGCGGGGCGATCCCGGACGAGAGCGTCGGGAGCGACGGGCGATACGGGCCCGCGATCGGCGCACTCGACGCGCCCCTCTACAACTTCCACAGCCGGAACGACCGCGTCCTCGGCTGGGTGTACCGCGCCTCCGACCGGACCCGCGCGGTCGGTCACGGAGGGCTTCCGGACGCCGCGACCGCGCCGGACGGCTACGCGAACGCCGAGGTCACGGACCTAGTCGGGGACCACTACTCGTATCTGGAGCCGGGAGAGGGGTGTCTCCCGCGTGCGGTCGACCGGATCGGACTTGACTGA
- a CDS encoding translation initiation factor eIF-2B has protein sequence MIDETVAEIRAMRTHSTSAVAVKATRSLADLLDREYVAVDEFERDLEHNAGVLRRSNPSHAALHNAMRDVERSIVGEATSVEGAKQLLEDVIARVVDDIETAKGEAAANAAEHIEDGDTLLVHDYSTTVLEAIENAARDGAHLTVYVTEARPRTLGRKTARVLAGMSRVETRMVVDSAMGYALRDCDRVLLGITCITGGTYYNRIGTFPLVVTARELGVPVTAVGSGAKTIEEFRFENEFRDAVEVMREPVEDVEIENPSYDATPIGMIDTVITDDGVRN, from the coding sequence ATGATCGACGAGACCGTCGCCGAGATCCGGGCGATGCGGACCCACAGCACGTCGGCGGTGGCCGTGAAGGCGACGCGGTCGCTCGCGGACCTGCTCGACCGCGAGTACGTGGCCGTCGACGAGTTCGAGCGCGATCTCGAACACAACGCGGGCGTGTTGCGCCGGTCGAACCCCTCCCACGCCGCGCTCCACAACGCGATGCGCGACGTCGAGCGTTCCATCGTCGGCGAGGCGACGAGCGTCGAAGGCGCGAAACAGCTCTTGGAGGACGTGATCGCCCGCGTCGTCGACGACATCGAGACCGCGAAGGGCGAGGCGGCCGCCAACGCGGCCGAACACATCGAGGACGGTGACACGCTCTTAGTCCACGACTACTCGACGACCGTGCTGGAGGCCATCGAGAACGCCGCGCGCGACGGCGCGCACCTGACCGTCTACGTCACCGAGGCGCGCCCGCGGACCCTCGGCCGCAAGACCGCGCGCGTCCTCGCCGGGATGTCCCGCGTCGAGACGCGGATGGTCGTCGACAGCGCGATGGGGTACGCCCTCCGCGACTGCGACCGCGTCCTCCTCGGGATCACCTGTATCACCGGCGGGACCTACTACAACCGGATCGGGACGTTCCCGCTCGTCGTCACCGCCCGCGAACTCGGCGTCCCCGTCACCGCGGTCGGCTCGGGCGCGAAGACAATCGAGGAGTTCCGGTTCGAAAACGAGTTCCGCGACGCCGTCGAGGTGATGCGCGAGCCGGTCGAGGACGTGGAAATCGAGAACCCCAGCTACGACGCCACCCCGATCGGCATGATTGACACCGTGATCACCGACGACGGCGTCCGAAACTGA
- a CDS encoding long-chain fatty acid--CoA ligase translates to MSWQEAERAFTGAAIARETLPQMFEGTAERHADRLAQRYKGGIHDRSLVAAGVVPAAPAGEYADLTYAEMREIVRNLAAGLREIGVDGDTRVAMYSQTRMEWAQADFAALAAGAVVTTVYASSSPTQLRYLLEDPEATVVVAENREMLGDVLSVRDDLEHDLDAIVTVDDVDADAVAAEIDGNGPTTDDVYTLGEVHERGAAAFDEATYEEWLDAVDTDDLASLIYTSGTTGKPKGVRLTHANFRDNVSQCYRRFADRPDRDPEVPGISAESTTLSFLPLAHVFERMAGHYMMFAAGATVAYAESPDTLREDFGLVRPTTTTSVPRVYEKLYDAIREQASESPVKERIFEWAVDVGRAHHERDDPGPLLDAKRAVADRLVFSSVREAIGGNIDFFISGGGSLSAELCALYHAMDLPILEGYGLTETSPVISVNPPERPAVGTIGPPVVDTEIAIDDAVVGEEVAGLSGDVGELLVRGPQVTDGYWNRPDATAEAFVDADELPESVVTAGTPPDARVGVDGTAPDASDAAAEPWFRTGDIVQLRPDGYIAFRERAKQLLVLSTGKNVAPGPIEDRFAANEFVEQCVVLGDGRKFVSALIVPNFERVAAWGEDNGIDLPDERAAVCRDDRVRERIQTEVDRVNGEFETYEQIKRFRLVEEEFTEANDLLTPTMKKKRRNILDRFADEVEMIYEE, encoded by the coding sequence ATGAGTTGGCAGGAGGCGGAACGAGCGTTCACCGGCGCCGCGATCGCCCGAGAGACCCTCCCGCAGATGTTCGAGGGGACCGCGGAGCGGCACGCGGACCGGCTCGCACAGCGGTACAAGGGAGGCATTCACGACCGATCGCTCGTCGCCGCCGGGGTCGTCCCGGCGGCACCCGCGGGGGAGTACGCCGACCTGACGTACGCCGAGATGCGTGAGATCGTCCGAAACCTCGCCGCGGGGCTCCGCGAGATTGGCGTCGACGGCGACACCCGGGTGGCGATGTACTCGCAGACCCGCATGGAGTGGGCGCAGGCCGACTTCGCCGCGCTGGCCGCCGGCGCGGTGGTGACGACCGTCTACGCCTCCTCGTCGCCGACCCAGCTGCGATACCTGCTGGAGGACCCGGAGGCGACCGTCGTCGTCGCCGAGAACCGCGAGATGCTCGGCGACGTACTCAGCGTCCGCGACGACCTCGAACACGACCTCGACGCGATCGTGACCGTCGACGACGTCGACGCCGACGCCGTGGCGGCTGAAATCGACGGGAACGGACCGACGACCGACGACGTGTACACGCTGGGCGAGGTCCACGAACGCGGCGCGGCGGCGTTCGACGAGGCGACCTACGAGGAGTGGCTTGACGCGGTCGACACCGACGACCTCGCCAGCCTCATCTACACCTCGGGGACCACCGGGAAACCGAAGGGCGTCCGGCTCACGCACGCGAACTTCCGCGACAACGTCTCGCAGTGTTACCGTCGGTTCGCGGACCGGCCCGACCGCGACCCCGAGGTGCCCGGCATCTCCGCGGAGTCGACGACGCTCTCGTTCCTCCCGCTCGCGCACGTCTTCGAGCGGATGGCCGGCCACTACATGATGTTCGCCGCCGGAGCCACCGTCGCGTACGCGGAGAGCCCCGACACGCTCCGTGAGGACTTCGGACTGGTGCGCCCCACGACGACGACCAGCGTCCCCCGCGTCTACGAGAAGCTGTACGACGCGATCCGCGAGCAGGCGAGCGAGTCGCCGGTCAAGGAGCGCATCTTCGAGTGGGCGGTCGACGTCGGCCGCGCCCACCACGAGCGCGACGACCCCGGCCCGCTCCTCGACGCCAAGCGCGCGGTCGCCGACCGGCTCGTCTTCTCGTCGGTCCGGGAGGCGATCGGCGGCAACATCGACTTCTTCATCTCCGGGGGCGGGTCGCTGTCGGCCGAGCTCTGCGCGCTGTACCACGCGATGGACCTGCCGATCTTGGAGGGGTACGGCCTGACGGAGACGTCGCCCGTCATCAGCGTCAACCCGCCCGAGCGCCCGGCGGTCGGCACCATCGGCCCGCCGGTCGTCGACACGGAGATCGCGATCGACGACGCGGTCGTCGGCGAGGAGGTCGCGGGCCTCTCCGGCGATGTGGGCGAACTGCTCGTCCGCGGCCCGCAGGTGACCGACGGCTACTGGAACCGGCCGGACGCGACCGCGGAGGCGTTCGTCGACGCCGACGAACTTCCCGAGAGCGTCGTGACCGCCGGGACCCCGCCCGACGCGCGCGTCGGCGTCGACGGGACCGCCCCCGACGCGTCCGACGCCGCCGCGGAGCCGTGGTTCCGCACCGGCGACATCGTCCAGCTCCGCCCGGACGGGTACATCGCCTTCCGCGAGCGCGCGAAGCAGCTGCTCGTGCTCTCGACGGGGAAGAACGTCGCGCCCGGGCCGATCGAGGACCGGTTCGCCGCCAACGAGTTCGTCGAGCAGTGCGTCGTCCTCGGCGACGGCCGGAAGTTCGTCTCCGCGCTCATCGTCCCGAACTTCGAGCGGGTCGCGGCGTGGGGCGAGGACAACGGGATCGACCTCCCGGACGAGCGCGCCGCGGTCTGCCGCGACGACCGCGTCCGCGAGCGGATCCAGACGGAGGTCGACCGGGTGAACGGGGAGTTCGAGACCTACGAGCAGATTAAGCGGTTCCGACTCGTCGAAGAGGAGTTCACCGAGGCGAACGACCTGCTCACCCCGACGATGAAGAAGAAGCGACGGAACATCTTGGACCGGTTCGCCGACGAGGTCGAGATGATATACGAGGAGTAG
- a CDS encoding HAMP domain-containing sensor histidine kinase — MARSVSPRHGFVALGGVCAGLGVRHVAIGEGGAGVLLESALILGLSGIVFYTVYDLPEWNVSTAGRWRAVRIGGLTALSFAALAGIVWLIWVLDHHAFKLSFLVSFATGLGAAVGSRAGLYVVKADEQLTEAQELATLLSINDRVLRHNIRNELSVALGHLDGIEDAADRAAIADRARIARTHLEELVETSERTRRIAAIWRTETLQSIDLVAVVEARVAQLTAESPGTAVHTELPDSCVVRTHPSLPLAFEEALRNAIEHNDDDVTITVRVRRDGDATTLVIEDTGRGIPQIERQTLHNAEETPLEHTEGLGLWLIYWTVTRAGGTVEFDENDPHGTVVRIRLPDKPEAARSVGGKAGGAKPGGWRSTPPRPGKPDADGSKTEEAD, encoded by the coding sequence ATGGCTCGCTCCGTCTCGCCCCGCCACGGCTTCGTCGCGCTCGGCGGAGTCTGCGCCGGTCTCGGCGTGCGACACGTGGCGATCGGCGAGGGAGGCGCTGGCGTGCTCCTCGAATCGGCGCTCATCCTCGGTCTCTCCGGCATCGTCTTCTACACCGTGTACGACCTGCCCGAGTGGAACGTCTCCACCGCCGGGCGGTGGCGGGCGGTCCGGATCGGCGGCCTGACCGCCCTCTCCTTCGCTGCGCTCGCCGGCATCGTTTGGCTCATCTGGGTGCTCGATCACCACGCGTTCAAGCTCTCCTTTCTGGTCTCGTTCGCGACCGGCCTCGGTGCGGCGGTCGGCTCGCGGGCGGGACTGTACGTGGTGAAGGCCGACGAACAGCTCACGGAGGCCCAAGAGCTGGCGACCCTTCTCTCGATCAACGACCGCGTGCTTCGCCACAACATCCGCAACGAGCTGTCGGTCGCGCTCGGCCACCTCGACGGGATCGAGGACGCGGCAGACAGGGCGGCGATCGCGGATCGGGCGCGGATCGCTCGGACCCACTTGGAGGAGCTCGTCGAGACGAGCGAGCGAACGCGCCGCATCGCCGCGATCTGGCGGACGGAAACGCTCCAGTCGATCGACCTCGTCGCCGTCGTCGAGGCGCGCGTGGCCCAGCTGACCGCGGAGTCGCCCGGAACCGCGGTTCACACGGAGCTCCCCGACAGCTGTGTCGTCCGAACGCACCCGTCGCTCCCGCTCGCGTTCGAGGAGGCGCTTCGGAACGCGATCGAACACAACGACGACGACGTGACGATCACGGTGCGCGTGCGGCGCGACGGCGACGCGACGACGCTCGTCATCGAGGACACGGGGCGCGGGATCCCGCAGATCGAGCGACAGACCCTCCACAACGCCGAGGAGACCCCGCTCGAACACACGGAGGGCCTCGGGCTGTGGCTGATATACTGGACCGTGACCCGGGCGGGCGGAACGGTCGAGTTCGACGAGAACGACCCGCACGGAACCGTCGTCCGGATCCGGCTCCCCGACAAACCCGAAGCGGCCCGGTCAGTCGGCGGAAAGGCGGGAGGTGCCAAGCCGGGAGGGTGGCGGTCGACACCACCGAGACCGGGGAAGCCGGACGCCGACGGCTCGAAGACAGAGGAAGCGGACTGA
- a CDS encoding tRNA (N(6)-L-threonylcarbamoyladenosine(37)-C(2))-methylthiotransferase, with protein MATYHIETYGCSSNRGESREIERALRDGGHRPADGPEDADVAILNTCTVVEKTERNMLRRAEELSETTAELVVTGCMALAQGEAFEEADVDAEVLHWDEVPSYVLNGECPTVTPDAEPVLDGVVGILPIARGCMSNCSYCITKFATGRVDSPPIEENVEKARALVHAGAKEIRVTGQDTGVYGWDNGDRKLPELLDRICDIDGEFRVRLGMANPGGIHGIHEELADVFADNEELYDFIHAPVQSGSDDVLEDMRRQHRVEKFREVVETFDDRLDHWTLSTDFIVGFPTEDDEDHELSMDLLAEVRPEKINVTRFSKRPGTDAAEMKGLGGTVKKERSKAMSELKMEVVGEAYESMVGETFEVLVVEEGTGDSVKCRDSAYRQIIVQGATDHEIEVGEFLTVEVTGHNTVYAFGDPVAADAAAERDSPERDSAGPDSTAQDALDGDSVERDDGPESTISSA; from the coding sequence ATGGCGACGTACCACATCGAGACGTACGGCTGTAGCTCGAACCGGGGAGAGAGCCGGGAGATCGAGCGTGCCCTCCGGGACGGGGGGCACCGCCCGGCCGACGGCCCGGAAGACGCGGACGTCGCCATCCTCAACACGTGTACCGTCGTCGAGAAGACCGAGCGGAACATGCTCCGCCGCGCCGAGGAGCTGTCGGAGACGACCGCCGAACTCGTCGTCACCGGCTGTATGGCGCTCGCGCAGGGCGAGGCGTTCGAGGAGGCGGACGTCGACGCGGAGGTTCTCCACTGGGACGAGGTTCCGTCGTACGTGCTCAACGGCGAGTGTCCGACGGTCACGCCGGACGCCGAGCCGGTCCTCGACGGCGTCGTCGGCATCCTGCCCATCGCGCGCGGCTGTATGAGCAACTGCTCGTACTGTATCACGAAGTTCGCCACCGGCCGCGTCGACTCCCCGCCGATCGAGGAGAACGTCGAGAAGGCGCGGGCCCTGGTCCACGCCGGCGCGAAAGAGATCCGCGTCACCGGGCAGGACACCGGCGTGTACGGGTGGGACAACGGCGACCGGAAGCTCCCCGAACTGCTCGACCGGATCTGCGACATCGACGGCGAGTTCCGGGTCCGGCTCGGGATGGCGAACCCCGGCGGGATCCACGGGATCCACGAGGAGCTGGCCGACGTGTTCGCGGACAACGAGGAGCTGTACGACTTCATCCACGCCCCGGTCCAGTCCGGCTCCGACGACGTGCTCGAAGACATGCGTCGCCAGCACCGCGTCGAGAAGTTCCGCGAGGTGGTGGAGACGTTCGACGACCGGCTCGACCACTGGACGCTCTCGACCGACTTCATCGTCGGCTTCCCGACCGAGGACGACGAGGACCACGAGCTGTCGATGGACTTACTCGCCGAGGTCCGGCCGGAGAAGATCAACGTCACCCGGTTCTCGAAGCGCCCTGGCACCGACGCCGCCGAGATGAAGGGACTCGGCGGGACCGTCAAGAAGGAGCGCTCGAAGGCGATGTCGGAGCTGAAGATGGAGGTCGTCGGCGAGGCGTACGAGTCGATGGTCGGCGAGACGTTCGAGGTGCTCGTCGTCGAGGAGGGGACCGGCGACTCCGTGAAGTGCCGCGACTCCGCCTACCGCCAGATCATCGTTCAGGGTGCGACGGATCACGAGATCGAGGTCGGCGAGTTCCTCACCGTCGAGGTCACCGGCCACAACACCGTGTACGCGTTCGGCGACCCGGTCGCGGCGGACGCGGCGGCCGAACGCGATTCGCCCGAACGCGACTCGGCCGGACCCGATTCGACGGCGCAGGACGCGCTCGACGGCGACTCCGTCGAGCGCGACGACGGCCCGGAGTCGACGATCTCCTCGGCGTAG
- a CDS encoding ArsR family transcriptional regulator: protein MDEGTRELLEPLPPSAKLVYYVLDAEGRFDQTGLAEETRLSTRTVRFAVEKLTEVGLVEEGLCPRDARRSVYQAVPPAERDPVDEPEATAETDAPAAAVAED from the coding sequence ATGGACGAAGGAACTCGCGAGCTGCTCGAACCGCTCCCGCCGAGCGCAAAGCTGGTCTACTACGTGCTCGACGCCGAGGGCCGGTTCGACCAGACCGGCCTCGCCGAGGAGACCCGTCTCTCCACGCGAACCGTCCGGTTCGCGGTCGAGAAGCTCACCGAGGTCGGACTCGTCGAGGAGGGGTTATGTCCCCGAGACGCCCGCCGTTCCGTCTATCAGGCCGTCCCGCCCGCGGAGCGCGACCCCGTCGACGAGCCGGAGGCGACCGCGGAGACCGACGCGCCGGCCGCAGCCGTCGCCGAGGACTGA
- a CDS encoding GAF domain-containing protein: MNAGPDDSSAETDSAASGASGASGDGPRRVLLVDDEPGAADLAATHVERLVDDIETVIRLSPDEGLDVVRKECVDCVVSDFDMPGSNGLEFLESVRSIDPGLPFVLFTGKGSEEIASDAISAGVTDYLQKGAGRDRYEMLANSVANALGRRKAERDLREVNAKVTAIHRFATDLASVEEVSAVFDRVIVAAEEILEFDRCVAARRRGDRLVPTARSESVSPDEIRAFDVDEGVVGYTAREQRTVVVDNLSVDPTDPDELEDPADSGRSNSGGPDHDRVGRRGSIDTAAVADPVSDDVRSAISVPIGEYAVFQAVSNGYAAFDDRDVEFAELIASHAANAIERIETETALRTERDRLAALFANLPLPMARTVVGEGGERTLAQTNEAFVNAFGYDAAESSYETVVDAVVPPDATGFDHEHLIAAGEPTRLEVQRRTTDGLRSFILHVIPVVQPEESVVYSVYADIDEQKRVERVLRKLHASTREMFGGEDREEIAGLAARAAIDILGFPNSGIRLYDPETDVLRPTAISEEATAAFGDRPPFGPEDGRVWEAFDAGEPVVVNDLAAVDTAVGYGDIRSLLVVPLGDHGVMPLGSREPDAFDETDLQLARVLAANVTVALDHAERTEQLRDRDAALQREIERLEKFAALVSHDLRSPLNVAAGRTDVARSLTDDEAVLAELDQVQDAHDRMSQLIADLLALARQGRTVDEIESLPLGAAAERAWRTVDTASATLDVSDAAAAVDADPERLRTLLENLFANSVEHGSTDSRPEAGDSVEHGSTGDELTVSVGPLPDGFYVADDGSGFDIDPDEATNYGRSSTAAGTGFGLAIVREIAAAHGWELSVADDGGARFEFRTNT, from the coding sequence ATGAACGCCGGTCCCGACGACTCGTCGGCGGAGACTGACTCGGCCGCGTCCGGCGCGTCGGGAGCGAGCGGCGACGGGCCTCGGCGAGTACTCCTCGTCGACGACGAGCCGGGGGCGGCCGACCTCGCGGCGACGCACGTCGAACGGCTCGTGGACGACATCGAGACCGTCATCCGGCTGTCGCCGGACGAGGGGCTCGACGTGGTCCGAAAAGAGTGCGTCGACTGCGTCGTCAGCGACTTCGACATGCCCGGGTCCAACGGGCTCGAATTCCTCGAATCGGTCCGCTCGATCGATCCCGGGCTCCCATTCGTGCTGTTCACCGGGAAGGGAAGCGAGGAGATAGCGAGCGACGCCATCTCGGCCGGCGTGACCGACTACCTCCAGAAGGGGGCCGGTCGGGACCGCTACGAGATGCTCGCGAACAGCGTCGCGAACGCCCTCGGCCGCCGGAAGGCCGAACGTGACCTCCGCGAAGTGAACGCGAAGGTCACGGCCATCCACCGGTTCGCGACCGACCTCGCTTCGGTCGAGGAGGTGTCCGCGGTGTTCGACCGCGTCATCGTCGCGGCCGAGGAGATACTGGAGTTCGACCGGTGCGTCGCCGCCCGTCGCCGCGGGGATCGGCTCGTCCCGACCGCCAGATCCGAGAGCGTCTCGCCGGACGAGATCCGCGCGTTCGATGTCGACGAGGGAGTTGTCGGCTACACGGCGAGAGAGCAGCGGACAGTTGTCGTCGACAACCTCAGCGTCGACCCGACGGACCCGGACGAGTTGGAGGACCCGGCGGACTCCGGCCGCTCGAACTCGGGGGGCCCGGACCACGACCGGGTCGGCCGGCGCGGCTCCATCGACACCGCGGCGGTCGCGGACCCGGTCTCTGACGACGTTCGCTCCGCAATCAGCGTCCCGATCGGTGAGTATGCGGTGTTTCAGGCCGTCTCGAACGGATACGCCGCCTTCGACGACCGTGATGTCGAGTTCGCGGAGCTGATCGCGTCGCACGCCGCGAACGCGATAGAGCGGATCGAGACAGAGACCGCGCTCAGAACCGAGCGCGACCGGCTCGCGGCGCTTTTCGCGAACCTCCCGCTGCCGATGGCGCGAACCGTCGTCGGCGAGGGGGGCGAGCGGACGCTCGCCCAGACGAACGAGGCGTTCGTCAACGCGTTCGGCTACGACGCCGCGGAGTCGAGCTACGAGACGGTCGTCGACGCGGTCGTCCCGCCCGACGCGACGGGGTTCGACCACGAACACCTGATCGCCGCCGGCGAACCAACGCGACTGGAGGTACAGCGGCGGACGACCGACGGGCTCCGGAGCTTCATCCTCCATGTCATCCCGGTCGTTCAGCCGGAGGAGTCGGTTGTCTACTCCGTGTATGCCGACATCGACGAGCAGAAGCGCGTCGAACGCGTTCTCAGGAAACTCCACGCGTCCACCCGCGAGATGTTCGGCGGCGAGGACAGAGAGGAAATTGCCGGACTGGCCGCCCGCGCGGCGATCGACATCCTCGGGTTCCCGAACAGCGGCATCCGACTGTACGACCCCGAGACCGACGTCCTCCGCCCGACGGCGATAAGCGAGGAAGCGACCGCGGCCTTCGGCGACCGACCCCCGTTCGGCCCGGAGGACGGCCGCGTCTGGGAGGCGTTCGACGCCGGCGAACCGGTCGTCGTCAACGACCTCGCCGCGGTCGACACCGCGGTCGGGTACGGCGACATCCGGAGCCTCCTCGTCGTCCCGCTCGGCGACCACGGGGTCATGCCGCTCGGCTCCCGCGAGCCGGACGCCTTCGACGAGACCGACCTCCAGTTGGCCCGGGTCCTCGCGGCGAACGTCACAGTCGCGCTCGATCACGCCGAGCGGACCGAGCAGCTGCGCGACCGCGACGCGGCGCTCCAGCGGGAGATCGAACGGTTAGAGAAGTTCGCCGCGCTGGTCTCTCACGACCTGCGGAGTCCGCTCAACGTCGCGGCCGGTCGGACGGACGTGGCGCGGTCGCTGACCGACGACGAGGCCGTCCTCGCCGAACTCGATCAGGTCCAGGACGCACACGATCGGATGTCACAGCTGATAGCCGACCTCCTCGCGCTGGCGAGGCAGGGCCGGACGGTCGACGAGATCGAGTCCCTCCCGCTCGGTGCGGCGGCCGAGCGGGCGTGGCGAACCGTCGACACCGCAAGCGCGACCCTCGACGTGTCGGACGCGGCGGCCGCGGTCGACGCGGACCCGGAGCGGCTCCGGACGCTCTTGGAGAATCTGTTCGCGAATAGTGTGGAGCATGGCTCCACTGACAGCCGGCCGGAGGCCGGCGATAGCGTGGAACACGGTTCCACCGGCGACGAACTCACCGTCTCCGTCGGACCGCTCCCGGACGGATTCTACGTCGCGGACGACGGGTCCGGCTTCGACATCGACCCGGACGAGGCGACGAACTACGGGCGGTCGAGCACGGCGGCCGGGACGGGCTTCGGTCTCGCGATCGTCCGCGAGATCGCGGCCGCACACGGCTGGGAACTGTCGGTCGCGGACGACGGCGGCGCTCGCTTCGAGTTCCGGACCAATACCTGA